Within bacterium, the genomic segment GATTCGCCGGCGGCGCCCTTGGGCCGAATCAAGACGGCTCGGCAATGGGAGCGAAAAACCGACGGCTCCTCGCGGGTCTTTCTGGTTTTCGAGCATCAGTTCGACGAGCCGGTCGAGCTCGGCGAGATCGAGGTCACCGACCCCAGCGGGAAAACCGCCCGCCATGCTTACCGGACTTGGCAGCGCGACGGCTACACTCACTTGAGCCGGAGCGATGGCCGAAGCTTTCTGTCCGGTCTTTATCAAGTCCGGATCGAAGCGATCCTGGCGAGCGGTGAGACCGCGATTTATTCCGGCGAAGCGACGGTTGGGCCGCTGGCGCCGGCCCTGCCCGAGGCGCCTTTCGGCGAAGGGCTCGCCGGGGGAAACTTGGGGCCGGCCGAGATTTTGTAAAGGGATCAAGGCTGCATGCTGCGGAGCTGGGTTGATTTGGGCAGCTGCTCCAAAGTCTTGGCGAAAAGCTCGTTCAAAGTCTCGGTGAGGCGCCGTAACGATTTTTGGCGGGTTTTCTTGAATTCCAACTCATAGCCGCCGCTGGCGCCGAGCTTGCGATTTTCCGATTCGGCGGTGACGGTGATCCGGCTTTTGGCCTTGCCCTTGCCGAAAATCAGGCCTTTCTCGACGCCGGCGTGGAATTCCTCGATGGTCGCGGCCATCCGCCACCCGGCCGTCGGGACGATTTTCATTCCGCAATGCTCGAAAAGACCGCGCAAGGCCGAATCGAAAGCTTCGGCCGGCGGCGGCGCGGCCAGTACCGCGATTGGGTCTTTGCCTTCTTTCTTGCTCTCCAACCCGACTTCGGGGCTGGGCCGGCGGTCGGTGGTGCCGAGCCACTGCACGGGGAGGCCGTTCCACAAGGGAGAAGGGCAGGCCCTTTGGAAAAAATCGGAGGGAAGGCTCAGCGTTACCGTCGCCGTTTCCTGGGCGGCAAGTAGCCCGGTGATGCCGCTCAGGGCGATGAAAAGGCTCAAAACGGCGAGTCTTCGAATCCTGTTCATGGGCGTTTTCTAGCACAATTCCAGCCAGGCGTCTTTCCCTGGTTTTCTGAATTTTTCCCGACTATCGTGGCCCCATGCATCCAGCCCTGCAGTCCTTTCATCCGCTGGTGTCCGAGTGGTTCGTGGCCCGTTTCGGAGCTCCCACCGAGCCCCAGGCTCGCGGCTGGCCCTCGATCGCCGCCGAGCGCGACACCCTGATCGCGG encodes:
- a CDS encoding YajG family lipoprotein, whose translation is MNRIRRLAVLSLFIALSGITGLLAAQETATVTLSLPSDFFQRACPSPLWNGLPVQWLGTTDRRPSPEVGLESKKEGKDPIAVLAAPPPAEAFDSALRGLFEHCGMKIVPTAGWRMAATIEEFHAGVEKGLIFGKGKAKSRITVTAESENRKLGASGGYELEFKKTRQKSLRRLTETLNELFAKTLEQLPKSTQLRSMQP